The DNA sequence ATACCCGTACAAGTAGAGGGGCACCGGCTTGCCCAGGTCCTCGCGGCGGCTCACCAGGCTGATCGGCACCCGGGTGCCATCGGCGGCGGTGGCCCAGAGGCGCTGGCTGACATAAGCGTCGGCGTCGAACGGGCCGAGCACCGGGGTTTCCTTCAAGACTTTCTGCTCACCGCAGGCCAGGGTCAGCTGCCGTACCTGGGCTGGACGGTTGAGCGATTCATAGCGCAAGCGAACGAACTTGCTGGCGAATTCCAGGCTGTCCTGCACATACAGGCTGTAGGCAGCGTCCGGCAGTTGCACGCGATAGTGCGGCAGGCCCTGGGGATGCACCTCGATGACCGGCAGGCCACCTTCGCGCAGGCTCAGGGTCAGCGCCGAGGCGTTGAGGCTGATGCCTTCGAGCATTACGTCGTCGCGGTGGGCGATCAAGGGCTGCCAGCGCTCGCGGGTCGGTACCTCCTGCCCCTGTTCGGGCGCCTGGAACAGGGCGAAGTTGATGCCGTCCTGGTTGCTGCGGATAAACCACGTCCAGACGCCGTCGAGCTGGCCGTGGTCGGGAAAGTACTCGTGGTTCTCGACCCGCGGCGCCAGGCAGGCGAAGGGCTTTTCCGGATGGTCGGCATCCAGCACCCAGGCTTCGCTGGTGGTCTTGCTGTTGAGCAGGAGGACCAGCTGCCGCTCGGAGCTGGACCGGTAGCAATGCAGGAAAAAGCGCCCATCGGGCTCGTGGAACACCTTTTCGACGGCCGTGCCGCCCAGGTGGTGGCGGTACAGCTTGTGCGGGCGATGGGTCTCATCCAGTTCGGCGAAGAACAGTGTCTGGCTGTCGTTGGCCCAGGTCATGCTGCCGTCGCAGTCTTCGAACGGCAGCTCGCGGATCACGCCGCTGGCCAGTTCTTTCACGTACAGGCGGTAAACCTCGTCACCGCTGGTGTCGAGGCTGTAGGCCAGGCGCTTGTGGTCCGGGCTGATATTGAATGCGCCCAGGGACAGAAAGCCGCCGGCGGCCAGGGCATTGGGGTCGAGCAGCAGTTCTTCCTGGCTTTCATCGACGGTGAGCGAATCGTCGGCCGGGCGCGGGCAGCGGTAGTGCCGAGGGTATTCGTCGCCAGCGGTGGTGCGGGTGAAATACATGTAGGGACCCCAGGGCGAGGCCAGTGACAGGTCGGTTTCACGGATCCGCGCCTTGATCTCCTGGAACAGCTGCTCACGCAGTTCTGCCTGGTCGGCCAGTTGCGACTCCTGGTAGTGGTTTTCTGCCTTGAGGTAGTCGAGCACTTCATTGCTGTCGCGCGCTTGCAGCCAGGCATAGGGGTCGGCACCGTCGGCCAGGTGGGCAATCGGGGCGCTGGAAGCGGTGGCTGTTGAGGACATGCGAAGCTCTCTTTTTGCTGAAGGTAACCGCTGTGCCCGGTGGCCGCCCGGAGGCTGGCAATACTTGGGGGCGCCTGCGCGGCGAAAAGTCGTTATCATAAGCGCCTATTTGCCTACCTTGCCACGGACGCCATGACCGAGAACGATTATCTGCTCGCCTGGGGCCTCTACGCCTTTGCCGCCCTGGGCTGCCTGCTGGTGTGGTGCCTGTTGACCCGCTGGATGTGGCGCTGGCTGCGCGAGCCGCTGCGGCTGCTGGTGGCGGTCCTGTTGCTGACGCCCACCATCATTGACCCGGTCAAGGAAAAGTTTGCTCCGGCCGTGGCCATCTCTGCGCTCGATCTGCTGTTCAAAGTGGGCAACAACGCCTGGCGGGCGATCTCCGACCTTTTCATGTACGGCATCATGGTCTTTGCGCTGTATGCGGTCTTTGCGCTTGTGCGTTGGGTGATGGAAAAGCGTGCCAGGGCACGTCGCGCGCTGGCCGATGCCGCAGCCGCGCAGCAGGATGCCTATGAACCGCCTTCACCGGATGAGCCATTTGCCGCCGACAGCAACGACCGTTACGGGCGCAAGCCGCCTGCACCCCCGGCTCCCGGTGGTCGCCTGCGGGTTGAACCACGTTTGTAGTCCCCGCCGCCTGACGCGAGAGTTTGAGCATGTGTGAACTACTGGGCATGAGCGCCAACGTGCCGACCGATATCGTTTTCAGCTTTACCGGGCTGATGCAGCGTGGCGGTCGTACCGGCCCCCACCGCGATGGCTGGGGCATCGGCTTCTACGAGGGGCGCGGCCTGCGCCTGTTCCAGGACCCGGCCGCCAGCAGCGAGTCGGAAGTCGCGCAGCTGGTACAGCGTTATCCGATCAAGAGCGAAGTGGTCATCGGCCACATTCGCCAGGCCAATGTCGGCAAGGTCAGCCTGGCCAATACCCATCCATTTGTCCGCGAACTGTGGGGGCGCAACTGGTGTTTCGCCCACAACGGCCAGTTGGCCGGGCATGAGCCTGCGGCCGGTTTTTATCGGCCGGTGGGCGATACCGACAGCGAAGCGGCCTTCTGTGATCTGCTCAATCGGGTTCGCGAAGCGTTCCCGGAACCGGTCGACATCGACCGGTTGCTGCCCGTACTGGAAGCCGCCTGCAGCGAATATCGCGCCAAGGGCGTGTTCAACTGCCTGCTCAGCGACGGCGACTGGCTCTTTTGCTATTGCTCGACCAAGCTTGTGCACATCACCCGCCGGGCGCCGTTCGGCCCTGCGCGCTTGAAGGACGTCGATGTGATCGTCGATTTCCAGGCCGAAACCACGCCCAATGACGTGGTCACGGTGATCGCCACCGAACCCTTGACCGAAAACGAAACCTGGAACCGCTACGAGCCCGGCCAATGGGGCCTGTGGCGTCGCGGCGAGTGTGTCAGCCAAGGCCGGACTGAATAGGGAAACCTGTAATGCTGCGAAGCTACCTGCGATTGGTGTTGTTCGCCCTCGGCTTGCTGGTGGGCGTGCAAGTGCCCGGGGTGATCAACGATTACAGCCAGCGCGTCGAAGCCCACCTGAGCGAAGCACGGCAGGGCCTCAAGGGGTTCAACGAGACGGCCGAGCGCTTCTTCGACGGTGACCTGCAAGCCCTGGTAGCGCACTATCGGGCCAGCACCGACCCGGTGTTTCGCAGCGACGCCGACAGCATTGCCAGCCTGCTTGGCCGCAATCAGTTGCTCGAGTCGGAATGGCAGGCGCTGCAAGGCCCCTGGTATGCCCGCGCCTTGCACGTGATTGCCGCGGCCGACCCGCAATTGCGCGAAGAAACCCTCAAAGGCTACAGCTACCAGATCCTGCTGGCGCCCGAGGCGATTGCCTGGGGCCTGGCCTGCGCGCTGCTCCTGGCCTTGGTCGTGGAAAGCCTGTTGCTGCTGGTCGGTTGGGTTGTGCTGGGTGGTCGACGCAAGCCTCTGCCCGAGCGTAGCGGGCGCTAGCTGGACTGCGGCCTTGCCGGCATAGTGTTACAGCCGGCCCAGCCGTTATGATGGGTGGCAAGTCCCTCAGCCTGCACTCAGGAGCAGTGATCGTGAGCCGCCTGTTATTGAATTGCGACATGGGTGAAAGTTTCGGCAGTTGGACCATGGGCCTGGATGCCCAGGTCATGCCCTTTATCGACTGCGCCAACATTGCCTGCGGTTTCCACGCCGGTGACCCGGGCATCATGCGCAAAACCGTCAGCCTGGCATTGGCGCACGATGTGATGATCGGTGCGCATCCTGCCTACCCGGACCTGGTCGGTTTCGGGCGCCGCTCGATGGCCTGCACCACGCAGGAAATCGAAGACCTGCTGCACTACCAGATCGGTGCGCTCGACGGCATCTGCCGGGCCCAGGGTGGACGGGTGCGTTACGTCAAACCCCATGGTGCGCTGTACAACGACATGATGGCCGATGCCGAGAAGCTACGCGCCGTGATCAAGGCGGTGGCTGCCTACGATCGGCAATTGCCATTGATGCTCATGGCCACCCGCGACAACAGCGCAGCAAAGGCCCTGGGCGATGAATACGGCCTGACGCTGTGGTTCGAGGCCTTTGCCGACCGGGCCTACGACGCGGCCGGGCGCTTGGTTTCGCGGCAGCTGCCGGGGGCCGTGCACCACGCCCTGGAAGTCATCGTCGAGCAGGCGCTGCGCCTGGCTGCCGGCAAGGCCCTGACGGCCAGCGATGGCAGTGAGTTGCTGCTGGCGGCCGATACCCTGTGCGTGCATGGCGACAACGCCAGCTCGGTCGCTGCGGTGCAGCGCATTCGTGAAACCCTCCAACGGCAGTCCGCGTCATGAAGGTGCGGATAGAGGTGGTAGCCATCGATTGCCTGATGGTGCGCCTGTTCGATGCCATCGACGAAGCCAACATGCCCTGGATGCTCGCTGCCGGCCAACGGCTGCGCACCGGGTTCGGCGAGGGGCTGGTCGATCTGGTGCCGTCCTACACGACGCTGATGGTGCATTACGACCTGGCCCGTTTTTCGCCACGTGCCGCCCGTGAATGTATCGCCGAGGCGCTGACCGACTTGCAGCCCGATACCGGCAGCGCCGGGCGATGCCACGATATTGCGGTGTGGTACGACCTGAGCGTCGGCCCGGAACTGGCGCTGTTGGCGCAGCGCAGCGGCGAATCGATCGAGCAGGTGGTCCGTCGGCACTGTGGGCGCGAGTATCAGGTGTTCGCGCTGGGTTTCGCGCCGGGCTTTGCCTTCATGGGCCTGGTCGACGAACAGCTCGCAGCGCCTCGGTTGGCTACCCCGCGCAAGCGCGTCGCCGTTGGCAGCGTGGGCATCGCCGAGCGCCAGACCGCTGCCTACCCGGCCGTATCGCCCGGTGGCTGGAACCTGATCGGGCGCACGCCAGACAAACTCTTCGATCGCCAGCGTGAAGGTTACAGCCTGCTGCAACCGGGTGATCGGGTGCGCTTCGTGCCCATCAGCCATAACGAATTCATCAGCCTGGGCGGCGACGATACGCCCTTGGAGGGCCAGGCATGAGCCAGCTTTCGATTGAAGCCAGCACGCCCCTGTGCCTGCTGCAGGATGCCGGGCGTTTCGGCGTGCGCCACCTGGGCGTGACCCAGGGCGGCGCGCTGGATTGGGTATCGATGTCCTGGGCCAACTGGCTGCTGGGCAATGCCCTGGATGCCGCAGTCGTGGAAGTGACCCTGGGTGGCCTGATGCTGGTGGCCCAACAGGATTGCGTATTGGCCCTGGCCGGCGCCGATCTGGGGGCAACGCTCGATGGCCAGCCGCTGGCGCCGTGGCGCAGCTTTGCCATGGGCCGGGGGCAACGCCTGCAGTTCACTCAGCCGGTGTTGGGCGCACGCGCCTACCTGGCGGCCCCCGGCGGTTTCGACGCGCCGCAGGTGCTGGGCAGTTGTGCCAGTGTGGTGCGTGAAGAACTGGGCGGGCTCGATGGCTTCGGCAAGGCCTTGGCCAAGGGGCAGTCATTGAGTTATTCAGGGCAGGCGCCGAGCGTTCGGGTCTTGCCGCACGTTTTGATTCCGGACTTGGCGGCCAGCCAGCCGCTGGACGTGGTGCTGGGTGCGCAGATCGGTGATTTCGGCGGGCAAAGCCTGTTCGATGCGTTCAACGCCAAGTGGACCCTCGACACCCGCGCCGATCGCATGGGCATTCGCCTGCTGGGGCCCGAGTTGAAGTACCTGGGCAAGCCGATGATCTCCGAAGGCATCCCCTTGGGCGCGATCCAGGTTCCGCCGGATGGGCAGCCCATTGTGCTGCTCAACGATCGGCAGACCATTGGCGGCTATCCGCGGTTGGGGGCGTTGACGCCATTGGCGTTGGCGCGGCTGGCGCAGTGTTTGCCGGGGGCGGTGGTCAGGTTGAACCCGGTGGTGCAGGAGACGGCGCATGAGCAGCAGCAGACGTTCATGCAACGTTACCGCTGACGCCTCGCAAACCGTAGCCGCTGCCGAAGGCTGCGCTCGCGCCCGTCAGGGCGCGCAGGATCTCGAAATCGCCGGGGGCCTGGCGGCCCCAGCGCAGCCTGACGGCAGCGGCTACAGTCGATCGCCGTAGCCACCGCGAGTTACTTCGACAAAAACCGCATCCCTTCCTCCAACCCACGCAAGGTCAGCGGATACATCTGGTCCTCGATCAAGTCACGCACGATGTTGGTCGAGGCGGTGTAGTTCCAGGTGTCCTTGGGGTACGGGTTGATCCAGATGAGCTTTTTGAATTTCTCCCTGAAGCGCTGCATCCACACATAACCCGGCTCTTCGTTCCAGTGCTCGACGCTGCCGCCGGCCTGGGTGATTTCGTAGGGCGCCATGGCGGCGTCGCCGACGAAGATCACCTTGTAGTCGGCGCCGTACTTGTGCAGCAGGTCATGGGTCGCCGTGCGTTCGGAGGTGCGGCGCAGGTTGTTCTTCCACACCGACTCATACACGAAGTTGTGGAAGTAGTAGTACTCCAGGTGCTTGAATTCGGTCTTGCAAGCCGAGAACAGTTCTTCGCAGATCTTCACGTGGGCATCCATCGAGCCGCCGATATCGAACAGCAACAGTAGCTTGACGGTGTTGCGCCGCTCCGGACGCATCTGGATGTTCAACAGGCCGGCATCGCGGGCGGTATGGTCGATGGTGCCGTCGATATCCAGCTCTTCGGCCGCGCCCTGGCGCGCGAACTTGCGCAGGCGGCGCAAGGCGACCTTGATGTTGCGCGTGCCCAGCTCGACCTGGTCGTCGAGGTTCTTGTACTCGCGCTGGTCCCAGACCTTGACGGCCTTGCCCTGGCGCTTGCCGGCATCGCCCACGCGAATGCCCTCGGGGTTGAAACCGCCGGAGCCGAACGGGCTGGTGCCACCGGTGCCGATCCACTTGTTGCCGCCGGCATGGCGTTCCTTCTGTTCTTCCAGGCGCTTCTTGAACTCTTCGATCAGTTTGTCCAGGCCGCCGAGGGACTGGATCTGCGCGCGCTCTTCATCGCTGAGCGAGCGCTCGAACTCCTTGCGCAGCCAGTCCTCGGGGATCAGCGCCTGCAAGTGGTCGTCGAGCTTTTCAAGCCCGTTGAAATAGGCCGCGAACGCCCGGTCGAACTTGTCGAAGTGACGTTCGTCCTTCACCAGGATGGCCCGGGACAAGTAGTAGAACTCGTCCATGTCGGCGAAGGTCACGCGCTGCTTGAGCGCGTTGATAAGGTCGAGCAGCTCGCGTACCGAGACCGGCACCCTGGCTGCGCGCATTTCATTGAACAGGTTGAGCAGCATGGCTGTCGCCCTTTGATCCAGGTGGAATGATCAGCGATTGCCGCGACGGCTCATGAACGCCAGGCGCTCGAGCAATTGCACGTCCTGCTCGTTCTTGACCAGGGCGCCGGCCAGCGGCGGAATGGCCTTGGTCGGATCGCGTTCGCGCAATACCGCTTCGCCGATGTTGTCGGCCATCAGCAGCTTGAGCCAGTCGACCAGCTCGGAGGTCGAAGGCTTTTTCTTCAGGCCAGGCACCTTGCGTACGTCGAAGAACACATCAAGGGCTTCGCTGACCAGCTCATTCTTGATGTCCGGGTAGTGCACATCGA is a window from the Pseudomonas sp. LS1212 genome containing:
- a CDS encoding S9 family peptidase, which codes for MSSTATASSAPIAHLADGADPYAWLQARDSNEVLDYLKAENHYQESQLADQAELREQLFQEIKARIRETDLSLASPWGPYMYFTRTTAGDEYPRHYRCPRPADDSLTVDESQEELLLDPNALAAGGFLSLGAFNISPDHKRLAYSLDTSGDEVYRLYVKELASGVIRELPFEDCDGSMTWANDSQTLFFAELDETHRPHKLYRHHLGGTAVEKVFHEPDGRFFLHCYRSSSERQLVLLLNSKTTSEAWVLDADHPEKPFACLAPRVENHEYFPDHGQLDGVWTWFIRSNQDGINFALFQAPEQGQEVPTRERWQPLIAHRDDVMLEGISLNASALTLSLREGGLPVIEVHPQGLPHYRVQLPDAAYSLYVQDSLEFASKFVRLRYESLNRPAQVRQLTLACGEQKVLKETPVLGPFDADAYVSQRLWATAADGTRVPISLVSRREDLGKPVPLYLYGYGAYGESLDPWFSHARLSLLERGVAFAIAHVRGGGELGEAWYRAGKQEHKHNTFSDFIACAEHLIEAGVTSPAQLAISGGSAGGLLIGAVLNQRPELFKAAIAEVPFVDVLNTMLDPELPLTVTEYDEWGNPQDPSVYERIKAYAPYENVSAQAYPALLVVAGYNDSRVQYWEAAKWVAKLRAHKTDDNLLLLKTELGAGHGGMSGRYQGLRDVALEYGFVFKVLGVV
- a CDS encoding MFS transporter, translated to MTENDYLLAWGLYAFAALGCLLVWCLLTRWMWRWLREPLRLLVAVLLLTPTIIDPVKEKFAPAVAISALDLLFKVGNNAWRAISDLFMYGIMVFALYAVFALVRWVMEKRARARRALADAAAAQQDAYEPPSPDEPFAADSNDRYGRKPPAPPAPGGRLRVEPRL
- a CDS encoding class II glutamine amidotransferase, whose amino-acid sequence is MCELLGMSANVPTDIVFSFTGLMQRGGRTGPHRDGWGIGFYEGRGLRLFQDPAASSESEVAQLVQRYPIKSEVVIGHIRQANVGKVSLANTHPFVRELWGRNWCFAHNGQLAGHEPAAGFYRPVGDTDSEAAFCDLLNRVREAFPEPVDIDRLLPVLEAACSEYRAKGVFNCLLSDGDWLFCYCSTKLVHITRRAPFGPARLKDVDVIVDFQAETTPNDVVTVIATEPLTENETWNRYEPGQWGLWRRGECVSQGRTE
- a CDS encoding DUF2937 family protein: MLRSYLRLVLFALGLLVGVQVPGVINDYSQRVEAHLSEARQGLKGFNETAERFFDGDLQALVAHYRASTDPVFRSDADSIASLLGRNQLLESEWQALQGPWYARALHVIAAADPQLREETLKGYSYQILLAPEAIAWGLACALLLALVVESLLLLVGWVVLGGRRKPLPERSGR
- a CDS encoding 5-oxoprolinase subunit PxpA; translation: MSRLLLNCDMGESFGSWTMGLDAQVMPFIDCANIACGFHAGDPGIMRKTVSLALAHDVMIGAHPAYPDLVGFGRRSMACTTQEIEDLLHYQIGALDGICRAQGGRVRYVKPHGALYNDMMADAEKLRAVIKAVAAYDRQLPLMLMATRDNSAAKALGDEYGLTLWFEAFADRAYDAAGRLVSRQLPGAVHHALEVIVEQALRLAAGKALTASDGSELLLAADTLCVHGDNASSVAAVQRIRETLQRQSAS
- the pxpB gene encoding 5-oxoprolinase subunit PxpB encodes the protein MKVRIEVVAIDCLMVRLFDAIDEANMPWMLAAGQRLRTGFGEGLVDLVPSYTTLMVHYDLARFSPRAARECIAEALTDLQPDTGSAGRCHDIAVWYDLSVGPELALLAQRSGESIEQVVRRHCGREYQVFALGFAPGFAFMGLVDEQLAAPRLATPRKRVAVGSVGIAERQTAAYPAVSPGGWNLIGRTPDKLFDRQREGYSLLQPGDRVRFVPISHNEFISLGGDDTPLEGQA
- a CDS encoding biotin-dependent carboxyltransferase family protein; protein product: MSQLSIEASTPLCLLQDAGRFGVRHLGVTQGGALDWVSMSWANWLLGNALDAAVVEVTLGGLMLVAQQDCVLALAGADLGATLDGQPLAPWRSFAMGRGQRLQFTQPVLGARAYLAAPGGFDAPQVLGSCASVVREELGGLDGFGKALAKGQSLSYSGQAPSVRVLPHVLIPDLAASQPLDVVLGAQIGDFGGQSLFDAFNAKWTLDTRADRMGIRLLGPELKYLGKPMISEGIPLGAIQVPPDGQPIVLLNDRQTIGGYPRLGALTPLALARLAQCLPGAVVRLNPVVQETAHEQQQTFMQRYR
- a CDS encoding VWA domain-containing protein, coding for MLLNLFNEMRAARVPVSVRELLDLINALKQRVTFADMDEFYYLSRAILVKDERHFDKFDRAFAAYFNGLEKLDDHLQALIPEDWLRKEFERSLSDEERAQIQSLGGLDKLIEEFKKRLEEQKERHAGGNKWIGTGGTSPFGSGGFNPEGIRVGDAGKRQGKAVKVWDQREYKNLDDQVELGTRNIKVALRRLRKFARQGAAEELDIDGTIDHTARDAGLLNIQMRPERRNTVKLLLLFDIGGSMDAHVKICEELFSACKTEFKHLEYYYFHNFVYESVWKNNLRRTSERTATHDLLHKYGADYKVIFVGDAAMAPYEITQAGGSVEHWNEEPGYVWMQRFREKFKKLIWINPYPKDTWNYTASTNIVRDLIEDQMYPLTLRGLEEGMRFLSK